From the Euzebya sp. genome, one window contains:
- a CDS encoding alcohol dehydrogenase catalytic domain-containing protein — MRGLVFEGAGRIVLRDDLPDPVVEDPDDAVVAVEAAGLCGSDLHPYRGHEPARPGVVPGHEVVGIVTAVGDAVRRVRVGDRVVVPFSLSCGICGACRRGLTSRCERSRLLGWGDPDPDGPVLHGGQAEQVRVPLADGSLVAIGDELGAATALLLSDNLPTGWYAARRADVAPGDAVAVVGLGAVGLCAVTAALAQGADRVVAIDPAATRRDAAVALGAEARTPDAVEGLVVDAAIEAAGPPAAQRLAADLVRPGGTVSVIAVQTAPAFAIPPVQAYDRNLTIRAGRAPVRAILDELVPLVAAGDVRVPVAEVVTHPGRPLSEGPELYRGAAAADPGLVKATFDPSR; from the coding sequence ATGCGCGGCCTGGTGTTCGAGGGTGCGGGACGGATCGTCCTCAGAGATGACCTGCCCGACCCGGTCGTCGAGGACCCGGACGACGCGGTCGTCGCCGTCGAAGCCGCGGGCCTGTGCGGCTCGGACCTGCACCCCTACCGCGGACACGAGCCGGCCCGCCCCGGCGTCGTCCCCGGTCACGAGGTCGTCGGCATCGTCACCGCAGTCGGCGACGCCGTCCGGCGTGTGCGGGTCGGCGACCGGGTGGTCGTCCCCTTCAGCCTGTCCTGCGGGATCTGCGGAGCCTGCCGGCGCGGGCTGACCTCCCGGTGCGAGCGCTCCCGTCTGCTGGGCTGGGGAGACCCGGACCCCGACGGGCCGGTCCTGCACGGCGGGCAGGCCGAGCAGGTGCGGGTGCCGCTGGCCGACGGCTCGCTCGTCGCGATCGGTGACGAGCTGGGCGCCGCCACCGCCCTCCTCCTGAGCGACAACCTCCCGACCGGGTGGTACGCCGCCCGCCGCGCCGACGTGGCGCCTGGCGACGCGGTCGCGGTGGTCGGCCTCGGCGCGGTCGGGCTCTGCGCGGTCACCGCCGCGCTCGCGCAGGGAGCCGACCGGGTGGTCGCCATCGACCCGGCGGCGACGCGTCGCGACGCCGCCGTCGCGCTCGGGGCGGAGGCGCGGACGCCCGACGCCGTGGAGGGGCTCGTCGTCGACGCCGCCATCGAGGCCGCGGGCCCGCCCGCGGCCCAGCGCCTGGCCGCCGACCTCGTGAGGCCGGGAGGGACCGTGTCGGTCATCGCCGTCCAGACCGCACCGGCGTTCGCGATCCCGCCGGTGCAGGCCTACGACCGCAACCTGACCATCCGCGCCGGACGCGCGCCGGTGCGGGCGATCCTCGACGAGCTGGTGCCGCTCGTGGCCGCGGGGGACGTTCGGGTGCCGGTCGCGGAGGTGGTCACCCACCCGGGCCGGCCGCTGTCGGAGGGACCCGAGCTGTACCGCGGCGCCGCGGCCGCGGATCCGGGGCTGGTGAAGGCGACGTTCGATCCGAGCCGCTGA
- a CDS encoding ABC1 kinase family protein, giving the protein MTRTAEDQRPTPDVVRRAIRLGRLAGLPLASLVDAGEGAVRRVRGEDPDVVSAALRRRSAERTRRVLGQAKGGALKAGQLLSTVDALFPADPEQSWSTALAALPADNPPLPFAEVEPVLAADLGPAWRDQITWIDTATPSAASIGQVHRASLAGGRDVAVKVQYPGVADDLRVDLRAVSAVSWLSALIAPGMSLPPLVAEVRERLAEELDYTREGLIQQAFADACADDPTVAVPEVVTATRRVLISDWLSGTPFTHLRGAPQAERDAMGLAYMRFLLSGPARTGWLHTDPHPGNFLALPDGRLGVVDFGSALALPDGMPPTFGRLISVLGRDDPGYIREGLEEEGFVRPAAEVDAVKLRDYLSPFIEPSRHEVFTFTPEWLRSQFGRLGDPRNPDFAVALQLTMPAEHLFTHRVWLGIVGVLCQLRATIPVRDEVRRWLPGLE; this is encoded by the coding sequence GTGACGCGGACCGCGGAGGACCAGCGCCCGACCCCTGACGTCGTGCGCCGGGCCATCCGCCTCGGCCGGCTCGCGGGGCTGCCGCTCGCATCGCTGGTCGACGCCGGTGAGGGTGCCGTGCGCCGGGTCCGCGGGGAGGACCCCGACGTCGTCAGCGCCGCCCTCCGCCGACGCAGCGCCGAGCGGACCCGCCGGGTGCTCGGCCAGGCCAAGGGCGGCGCGCTGAAGGCCGGCCAGCTGCTCTCCACCGTCGACGCGCTGTTCCCCGCCGACCCCGAGCAGAGCTGGTCCACGGCGCTCGCCGCCCTCCCCGCCGACAACCCGCCGCTGCCCTTCGCCGAGGTGGAGCCGGTCCTCGCCGCCGACCTCGGTCCCGCCTGGCGCGACCAGATCACGTGGATCGACACCGCGACGCCGTCGGCGGCCTCGATCGGCCAGGTCCACCGCGCCTCCCTGGCCGGCGGGCGGGACGTGGCGGTCAAGGTGCAGTACCCCGGCGTGGCCGACGACCTGCGCGTCGACCTCCGCGCGGTGTCGGCGGTGTCGTGGCTGTCCGCGCTGATCGCGCCGGGCATGTCGCTGCCACCCCTGGTCGCCGAGGTCCGCGAACGCCTGGCCGAGGAGCTCGACTACACCCGGGAGGGGCTCATCCAGCAGGCGTTCGCCGACGCCTGCGCGGACGACCCGACCGTCGCGGTGCCCGAGGTCGTGACCGCGACGCGGCGGGTGCTGATCAGCGACTGGCTCAGCGGCACGCCGTTCACCCACCTGCGCGGCGCACCCCAGGCCGAGCGGGACGCGATGGGCCTCGCCTACATGCGGTTCCTGCTGAGCGGCCCGGCCCGCACCGGCTGGCTGCACACCGACCCCCACCCGGGCAACTTCCTCGCGCTGCCCGACGGGCGCCTCGGCGTCGTCGACTTCGGGTCGGCGCTCGCGCTCCCGGATGGCATGCCGCCGACCTTCGGGCGCCTCATCAGCGTCCTCGGCCGCGACGACCCCGGGTACATCCGCGAGGGCCTCGAGGAGGAGGGCTTCGTCCGCCCCGCCGCCGAGGTGGACGCCGTGAAGCTGCGCGACTACCTCTCGCCCTTCATCGAGCCGAGCAGGCACGAGGTGTTCACCTTCACCCCCGAGTGGCTCCGCAGCCAGTTCGGTCGCCTCGGCGACCCCCGCAACCCGGACTTCGCCGTCGCGCTGCAGCTGACCATGCCGGCAGAGCACCTCTTCACCCACCGGGTCTGGCTCGGGATCGTCGGGGTGCTGTGCCAACTCCGCGCGACGATCCCGGTGCGCGACGAGGTCCGTCGCTGGCTGCCGGGGCTCGAGTAG
- a CDS encoding NAD-dependent protein deacetylase has translation MDVRGLVDLLVAHQPVAVLSGAGISTDSGIPDYRGSGVDRRRRPPITYRAFMREPRTRRRYWARSHVGYRHVAAAVPNPGHRAVAALQRAGLVGPVVTQNVDGLHQAGGAVDVLDIHGRLDRVICTACGDVTARGDFGARLTDANPAFAARAASIAPDGDADLRDDEVDGFRVPACEPCGGVLKPDVVFFGESMPRVRRERAAAAVADAGALLVLGSSLAVMSGYRLVLQAAADRQPIGIVTRGPSRGDHLAAVRVDDGLSAVLDAVVRTATAPAPAA, from the coding sequence ATGGACGTCCGGGGACTGGTCGACCTGCTGGTGGCCCACCAGCCGGTCGCCGTCCTGTCCGGTGCCGGGATCTCGACGGACTCCGGGATCCCGGACTACCGCGGCTCTGGCGTCGACCGCCGTCGGAGGCCGCCGATCACCTACCGGGCGTTCATGCGCGAGCCGCGCACCCGCCGTCGGTACTGGGCGCGCAGCCACGTCGGCTACCGCCACGTCGCCGCCGCCGTGCCGAACCCCGGTCACCGCGCCGTCGCCGCGCTGCAGCGCGCCGGGCTGGTCGGACCGGTCGTCACCCAGAACGTCGACGGGCTCCACCAGGCGGGCGGCGCCGTCGACGTCCTCGACATCCACGGGCGTCTCGACCGCGTGATCTGCACGGCGTGCGGCGACGTGACCGCCCGCGGGGACTTCGGCGCCCGGCTCACCGACGCCAACCCGGCCTTCGCGGCCAGGGCCGCATCCATCGCCCCGGACGGTGACGCGGACCTGCGCGACGACGAGGTGGACGGCTTCCGCGTGCCGGCGTGCGAGCCCTGCGGCGGGGTGCTGAAGCCCGACGTCGTCTTCTTCGGCGAGTCGATGCCCCGCGTCCGGCGCGAGCGGGCTGCGGCTGCCGTGGCTGACGCCGGCGCCCTGCTGGTCCTCGGCTCGAGCCTCGCGGTGATGAGCGGCTACCGGCTGGTCCTCCAGGCCGCCGCCGACCGCCAGCCGATCGGCATCGTCACCCGCGGCCCGAGCCGTGGCGACCACCTGGCCGCCGTCCGCGTCGACGACGGCCTGTCCGCGGTCCTCGACGCCGTGGTCCGCACCGCAACCGCGCCCGCACCGGCGGCCTGA
- a CDS encoding alpha/beta fold hydrolase → MGSWVAFHTALLAPERVRGMVLIGALHRLAAQPGMSELLAAVHDLDDPVDREFITEFQRSTVHQPIPEGFLQLVVDESAKLPAAVWRRCFDALVVDDPEPRLGEIDVPVRLLWGAHDDVTGHDGQLALVRALPQAHLVAYPEFGHAPHWEDPVRVAADIAGFAGALLAGGRSAADSAVQPT, encoded by the coding sequence ATGGGGAGCTGGGTGGCGTTCCACACCGCCCTGCTCGCGCCCGAGCGGGTCCGCGGGATGGTGCTGATCGGCGCCCTCCACCGGCTGGCCGCGCAGCCGGGGATGTCGGAGCTGCTCGCCGCCGTGCACGACCTCGACGACCCGGTCGACCGCGAGTTCATCACCGAGTTCCAGCGGTCGACCGTGCACCAGCCGATCCCCGAGGGCTTCCTGCAGCTCGTGGTGGACGAGAGCGCCAAGCTGCCCGCGGCCGTGTGGCGCCGCTGCTTCGACGCGCTCGTGGTCGATGACCCCGAGCCACGGCTCGGCGAGATCGACGTGCCGGTCCGGCTGCTCTGGGGCGCGCACGACGACGTGACCGGTCACGACGGTCAGCTCGCCCTGGTGCGCGCGCTGCCGCAGGCCCACCTCGTGGCGTACCCCGAGTTCGGCCACGCGCCGCACTGGGAGGACCCCGTCCGCGTCGCCGCCGACATCGCCGGGTTCGCCGGCGCCCTGCTCGCCGGGGGACGCTCAGCTGCTGACAGCGCCGTGCAACCGACGTGA
- a CDS encoding BTAD domain-containing putative transcriptional regulator, which translates to MGSEARVLGEVALVVDGAPVAVGGPAPRAVFAMLALEAGAVVSRDRLVDGLWGDRLPPNPDGNLQTHVSRLRRALAAAGAGQVVVTRPSGYCLDLAGRVDLHRFDAAARSGRAALAGGQPVEAVTRLRAALACWTGPPLGGVDEFPFAAPAIARLTEARLGVIEDLHDALLATGEGPALVAELRQVVDEHPLRERLRGQLVRALYHGGRQADALEELRRFAAHLDDELGLEPSPALRDLERAILTHEVPEPTHPGRSPDPGPPSHPGPPSDPGPVPPRGLPAALDSFVGRRSEIELIEARLADPTARLISLTGPGGSGKTRLAEEVARRWASTAGGRAIVVRLDPITDLAQIVTAIAGTLGLNASSTTDAIAHVLSDGRSLLVLDNCEHLLDGVDVIGDLLSAASQTTVLATSRVTLHLPGEHEITVPPLRLPPAEATGARAVSDATELFVDRARARTAEFDPEAADRTAIARLVRLLDGLPLAIELAAARTKVLSPAEMLERMRGPLDLVSDPGRRRVDRQQTLRATVRWSVDLLGDDLRHAFARLSTFAGRFDLDDAAAVIGDDLGVDPLDGRWADVEAHAESARVASEVDPDADLPAVARMNYRTDALMTSGDWEGAADTARAVLDLLGERISDLA; encoded by the coding sequence GTGGGGTCGGAGGCACGGGTGCTCGGCGAGGTCGCCCTCGTCGTCGACGGCGCGCCCGTCGCCGTGGGCGGTCCTGCCCCGCGCGCCGTCTTCGCCATGCTCGCCCTCGAGGCCGGCGCCGTCGTGTCCCGCGACCGGCTGGTCGACGGGCTCTGGGGGGACCGGTTGCCGCCCAACCCCGACGGCAACCTCCAGACCCACGTGTCCCGCCTGCGGCGTGCGCTGGCCGCGGCCGGCGCGGGACAGGTCGTGGTCACGCGGCCCTCCGGCTACTGCCTGGACCTGGCCGGCCGCGTCGACCTCCACCGGTTCGACGCGGCGGCTCGCTCTGGCCGTGCGGCGCTGGCGGGCGGGCAGCCGGTCGAGGCCGTGACGCGCCTCCGCGCCGCGCTCGCGTGCTGGACCGGTCCGCCGCTCGGCGGCGTCGACGAGTTCCCCTTCGCCGCCCCGGCCATCGCCCGACTGACCGAGGCGCGGCTCGGGGTGATCGAGGACCTGCACGACGCGCTGCTCGCGACCGGAGAGGGGCCTGCCCTCGTGGCCGAGCTGCGACAGGTCGTCGACGAGCACCCCCTCCGCGAGCGCCTCAGGGGGCAGCTCGTGCGGGCGCTGTACCACGGCGGTCGCCAGGCCGACGCCCTCGAGGAGCTGCGCCGCTTCGCAGCCCACCTGGACGACGAGCTGGGCCTCGAGCCGAGCCCGGCCCTGCGGGACCTCGAGCGCGCCATCCTCACCCACGAGGTCCCCGAGCCCACCCACCCAGGACGGTCCCCGGACCCCGGGCCGCCGTCGCACCCCGGACCGCCGTCGGACCCCGGACCGGTGCCACCCCGCGGGCTGCCAGCCGCCCTCGACAGCTTCGTCGGCCGCCGGTCGGAGATCGAGTTGATCGAGGCCCGGCTGGCTGACCCCACCGCCCGGCTGATCTCCCTGACCGGTCCGGGCGGCTCGGGCAAGACGCGACTCGCCGAGGAGGTGGCACGTCGGTGGGCCTCCACCGCCGGGGGGCGGGCGATCGTCGTGCGGCTGGACCCGATCACCGACCTCGCCCAGATCGTCACGGCCATCGCCGGCACGCTGGGGCTCAACGCCAGCTCGACCACCGACGCGATCGCACACGTCCTCTCCGACGGCCGCTCGCTGCTCGTCCTCGACAACTGCGAGCACCTCCTCGACGGTGTCGACGTCATCGGCGACCTGCTGTCCGCCGCATCCCAGACGACCGTCCTCGCCACCAGCCGCGTCACCCTCCACCTGCCCGGCGAGCACGAGATCACCGTCCCACCGCTCCGACTGCCCCCCGCCGAGGCCACCGGCGCCCGGGCCGTGAGCGACGCGACCGAGCTGTTCGTCGACCGGGCCCGCGCCCGCACGGCCGAGTTCGACCCGGAGGCGGCCGACCGCACGGCCATCGCCCGGCTGGTCCGGCTTCTCGACGGCCTGCCCCTCGCGATCGAGCTGGCCGCCGCGCGCACCAAGGTCCTGTCCCCCGCCGAGATGCTGGAGCGGATGCGCGGTCCGCTCGACCTCGTCAGCGACCCGGGACGGCGTCGCGTCGACCGGCAGCAGACCCTGCGGGCGACGGTCAGGTGGAGCGTCGACCTGCTCGGCGATGACCTGCGCCACGCCTTCGCGCGCCTGTCGACCTTCGCCGGGCGCTTCGACCTGGACGACGCCGCCGCGGTGATCGGCGACGACCTCGGCGTCGACCCGCTTGACGGCCGATGGGCGGACGTCGAGGCGCACGCGGAGTCGGCGCGCGTCGCCTCCGAGGTCGATCCGGATGCCGACCTGCCGGCGGTGGCGAGGATGAACTACCGGACCGATGCCCTCATGACCAGCGGGGACTGGGAGGGTGCGGCGGACACGGCCCGTGCCGTCCTCGACCTGCTGGGCGAGCGCATCTCCGACCTGGCTTAG
- a CDS encoding carboxyl transferase domain-containing protein: MSQTAVTAPFAATVAHVVAPPGTAVAEGDVLVYLEIMKMEQPVTAPVGGVVAAVDVVVGDGVAAGQRLALIGPAEAPAADRPAAPAGDGATGVRTDLAEVRRRRGLLADDARPEAVASRHDRGMRTARENVADLLDEGSFSEYGGLGIAAQRGRRGLDELLARTPADGLITGTGTVNADLVGPARARVAVAAYDYTVLAGTQGLTNHHKKDRLFRLAHTHRLPVVVFAEGGGGRPGDTDGAGASWLDAEAFELFARLSGRVPTVAIVNGRCFAGNAALAGSADVIIATEGSTLGMAGPAMIEGGGLGVVDPDDIGPMDVQVANGVVDVLVRDEAAAVAAAQQYLSYTQGPVAAPEPHDQTALRDAVPENRKRTYDVRRIVEVLADPGSVLELRPGFAPGVVTAFARIGGQPVGVVANDPRHLGGAIDADGADAVSRHLELCDAYGLAVVVLCDTPGFMVGPEAERDGGVRRFSRMFVAGARLGVPIIAVVTRKAYGLGAQAMLGGHLKVPALTVGWPTAELGPMGLEGAVRLGFRRELESIEDPDERAAREQALIDAAHAGARGLNVATYAEIDDVIDPADTRERILQTLAAVTPPTTA, from the coding sequence GTGAGCCAGACCGCCGTCACCGCCCCGTTCGCCGCCACCGTCGCCCACGTCGTCGCACCGCCGGGGACCGCGGTCGCCGAGGGCGACGTGCTGGTGTACCTCGAGATCATGAAGATGGAGCAGCCGGTCACCGCACCGGTGGGAGGGGTCGTGGCTGCCGTCGACGTCGTGGTCGGCGACGGGGTCGCAGCGGGGCAGCGGCTGGCGCTGATCGGCCCGGCCGAGGCGCCGGCCGCCGACCGTCCAGCGGCCCCGGCCGGCGATGGCGCGACCGGGGTCCGCACCGATCTCGCCGAGGTGCGCCGACGTCGCGGGTTGCTGGCGGACGACGCCCGGCCCGAGGCGGTGGCCAGTCGGCACGACCGGGGCATGCGGACGGCTCGGGAGAACGTCGCCGACCTGCTCGACGAGGGCAGCTTCAGCGAGTACGGCGGCCTGGGCATCGCCGCCCAGCGCGGTCGCCGCGGCCTCGATGAGCTGCTCGCCCGCACACCGGCCGACGGGTTGATCACCGGGACCGGCACGGTCAACGCCGACCTGGTCGGCCCGGCACGCGCCCGCGTCGCGGTGGCCGCGTACGACTACACCGTCCTGGCGGGCACGCAGGGCCTGACGAACCACCACAAGAAGGACCGCCTCTTCCGGCTGGCCCACACCCACCGGCTGCCCGTGGTCGTGTTCGCCGAGGGGGGCGGGGGGCGTCCGGGCGACACCGACGGCGCAGGCGCGTCGTGGCTCGACGCCGAGGCCTTCGAGCTGTTCGCCCGCCTCTCCGGCCGCGTGCCGACGGTGGCGATCGTCAACGGCCGGTGCTTCGCCGGCAACGCCGCGCTGGCCGGCAGCGCCGACGTGATCATCGCCACGGAGGGGTCGACGCTCGGGATGGCCGGGCCGGCGATGATCGAGGGCGGTGGCCTCGGCGTCGTGGACCCCGACGACATCGGGCCGATGGACGTCCAGGTCGCCAACGGCGTGGTCGACGTGCTGGTCCGCGACGAGGCGGCGGCCGTCGCGGCGGCCCAGCAGTACCTGTCCTACACCCAGGGGCCCGTCGCGGCACCGGAGCCGCACGACCAGACCGCGCTCCGCGACGCGGTGCCGGAGAACCGCAAGCGGACCTACGACGTGCGGCGCATCGTCGAGGTGCTGGCCGACCCGGGCTCGGTGCTCGAGCTCCGGCCCGGCTTCGCCCCGGGGGTGGTGACGGCGTTCGCGCGCATCGGCGGCCAGCCGGTCGGCGTCGTCGCCAACGACCCGCGCCACCTGGGCGGCGCGATCGACGCAGACGGCGCGGACGCGGTCAGCCGGCACCTCGAGCTGTGCGACGCCTACGGGCTGGCCGTCGTGGTGCTGTGCGACACGCCCGGGTTCATGGTCGGCCCCGAGGCCGAGCGCGACGGCGGGGTGCGGCGCTTCTCCCGCATGTTCGTGGCGGGCGCGCGGCTCGGCGTGCCGATCATCGCGGTCGTCACGCGGAAGGCCTACGGGCTGGGCGCCCAGGCCATGCTCGGCGGGCACCTGAAGGTCCCCGCGCTGACGGTGGGCTGGCCGACCGCCGAGCTCGGGCCGATGGGGCTCGAGGGCGCGGTCCGCCTGGGCTTCCGCCGCGAGCTCGAGTCCATCGAGGACCCCGACGAGCGGGCCGCCCGGGAGCAGGCGCTGATCGACGCCGCCCACGCCGGCGCCCGGGGGCTCAACGTCGCCACGTACGCCGAGATCGACGACGTGATCGACCCCGCCGACACCCGCGAGCGGATCCTGCAGACCCTCGCCGCCGTCACCCCACCGACCACCGCCTGA
- a CDS encoding ATP-binding cassette domain-containing protein, with protein MEIAGEQIPTVVVVIGVVALLAQVAVLIDLARHDVKQLPKWAWALIVVLVSFPIGAILYVVAGRVRPGEHPQEEPGWGPPTQSAPLVAPDRPPVTALDDRDAVVRTSGLRKVYGDHAALDDVDLVVPRGVIYGLIGPNGAGKTTLLSILAGLRRPSAGTIDLAVPRTDMGVLVDTPLFEPWLTAREVVDLSRHLTAPHLGHEHVEAAIAEVHLSEAIDREVGGFSRGMLQRLGLAACIVGDPEVLLLDEPSSALDPTGRREVLDLIGRLARTKTVILSTHILSDVQQVADVVGVIDGGTLRFQGPIADLLARTSTAYALHVRPPADAVLAALRSEGWVHQAVEQAPGRIHLVVSDAVAAERHIPRILAAEGADLIAFTPATDLETAFLELVRT; from the coding sequence GTGGAGATCGCCGGGGAGCAGATCCCCACCGTCGTCGTCGTGATCGGCGTCGTGGCGCTGCTGGCGCAGGTCGCGGTCCTGATCGACTTGGCCCGCCACGACGTCAAGCAGCTGCCGAAGTGGGCGTGGGCGTTGATCGTGGTCCTGGTGAGCTTCCCGATCGGGGCGATCCTGTACGTCGTCGCAGGTCGGGTCCGGCCGGGCGAGCACCCCCAGGAGGAGCCCGGATGGGGACCGCCGACGCAGTCAGCGCCGCTCGTCGCGCCCGACCGGCCGCCGGTGACCGCCCTCGACGATCGCGACGCGGTGGTCCGCACCTCGGGGCTGCGGAAGGTCTACGGCGACCACGCCGCCCTCGACGACGTCGACCTGGTCGTCCCCCGCGGCGTGATCTACGGGCTGATCGGCCCCAACGGGGCGGGGAAGACGACGCTGCTGTCGATCCTGGCCGGCCTCCGCCGCCCGAGCGCCGGCACCATCGACCTGGCCGTACCGCGCACCGACATGGGGGTGCTGGTCGACACCCCGCTGTTCGAGCCGTGGCTCACCGCCCGCGAGGTCGTCGACCTGTCGCGGCACCTGACCGCCCCGCACCTCGGCCACGAGCACGTCGAGGCCGCCATCGCCGAGGTGCACCTCTCCGAGGCGATCGACCGCGAGGTCGGCGGGTTCTCCCGCGGGATGCTCCAACGCCTCGGCCTGGCCGCCTGCATCGTCGGCGACCCCGAGGTGCTGCTCCTCGACGAGCCGTCCTCGGCCCTCGACCCGACCGGGCGCCGCGAGGTCCTCGACCTGATCGGCCGGCTCGCCCGCACCAAGACCGTGATCCTCTCCACCCACATCCTGTCCGACGTGCAGCAGGTCGCCGACGTGGTCGGGGTGATCGACGGCGGCACCCTGCGCTTCCAGGGACCGATCGCCGACCTCCTCGCGCGCACCAGCACCGCCTACGCCCTGCACGTCCGACCGCCGGCCGACGCCGTCCTGGCCGCCCTGCGGTCCGAGGGGTGGGTCCACCAGGCCGTCGAGCAGGCGCCGGGGCGGATCCACCTGGTCGTGTCGGACGCGGTCGCCGCCGAGCGCCACATCCCGCGGATCCTCGCCGCGGAGGGGGCGGACCTGATCGCCTTCACCCCGGCCACGGACCTCGAGACCGCCTTCCTCGAGCTGGTGCGGACATGA
- a CDS encoding lipase family alpha/beta hydrolase, producing MSSQDDHVIGLSDLAPQMWEEVVLQTVRDTHEAVADRAFGLVPGSDVPKAVHDGVADLVYGALTMATRGTRRLAGTLARATGQARDPDALERSVAWRTALAILNGVLGDLLESQGNPLALGMTVRVDARDVAVETDALREAFPDARPRVAVLLHGLVENDESWSFKAASRGITYPEVLTDLGVTPVLLRYNTGRHVSANAADLTALLERLVAVWPVGVDELILIGHSMGALVIRGAGECARIEGHRWPDRTRHVVMLGAPHLGAPLEKVANAGAWLLSAIPESAAFGAILRRRSAGIKDLRHGYLTEEDWSEKDADAWRSDPARAVDRLAEAGHHVVGATLGATQGHPLSRTIGDLLVMWGSASAHAQEWARVASVRHVGSADHFALLNHPDVADLLTAIVVDGAAAESVGDVAEEAADRG from the coding sequence ATGAGTAGTCAGGACGACCACGTCATCGGGCTGAGCGACCTGGCCCCCCAGATGTGGGAGGAGGTGGTCCTCCAGACCGTCCGCGACACCCACGAGGCCGTCGCCGACCGGGCCTTCGGGCTGGTGCCCGGATCGGACGTGCCGAAGGCCGTCCACGACGGCGTCGCCGACCTGGTGTACGGGGCGCTCACGATGGCGACGCGGGGCACGCGGCGCCTGGCGGGGACCCTCGCCCGTGCGACGGGCCAAGCCCGCGACCCCGACGCGCTCGAGCGGAGCGTGGCCTGGCGGACCGCGCTCGCGATCCTGAACGGCGTGCTCGGCGACCTGCTCGAGTCCCAGGGCAACCCCCTCGCCCTGGGCATGACCGTGCGGGTCGACGCCCGGGACGTCGCGGTGGAGACCGACGCGCTCCGCGAGGCCTTCCCGGATGCCCGCCCCCGCGTCGCGGTCCTCCTGCACGGGCTGGTCGAGAACGACGAGTCCTGGTCGTTCAAGGCCGCCTCCCGCGGCATCACCTACCCCGAGGTCCTCACCGACCTCGGCGTCACCCCCGTCCTGCTGCGCTACAACACCGGCCGGCACGTCTCGGCCAACGCGGCGGACCTGACGGCGCTGCTCGAGCGGCTCGTGGCCGTCTGGCCCGTCGGCGTCGACGAGCTGATCCTCATCGGGCACTCGATGGGTGCGCTCGTGATCCGCGGCGCCGGGGAGTGCGCCCGCATCGAGGGGCACCGCTGGCCCGACCGCACCCGCCACGTCGTCATGCTCGGCGCGCCGCACCTGGGTGCCCCCCTCGAGAAGGTCGCGAACGCCGGCGCGTGGCTGCTGTCGGCGATCCCGGAGTCCGCGGCGTTCGGCGCGATCCTGCGCCGGCGCAGCGCCGGCATCAAGGACCTGCGCCACGGCTACCTCACCGAGGAGGACTGGTCGGAGAAGGATGCCGACGCCTGGCGCTCGGACCCCGCCAGGGCCGTCGACCGCCTCGCGGAGGCCGGGCACCACGTCGTCGGCGCGACGCTCGGCGCCACGCAGGGCCACCCGCTGAGCCGCACGATCGGGGACCTCCTGGTCATGTGGGGCTCGGCCAGCGCACACGCCCAGGAGTGGGCGCGGGTCGCGAGCGTCCGCCACGTCGGCTCGGCGGACCACTTCGCGCTGCTCAACCACCCCGACGTCGCCGACCTGCTGACCGCGATCGTCGTCGACGGGGCCGCCGCGGAGTCCGTCGGCGACGTCGCGGAGGAGGCTGCCGACCGGGGCTGA